A DNA window from Pseudomonas sp. B21-056 contains the following coding sequences:
- the accB gene encoding acetyl-CoA carboxylase biotin carboxyl carrier protein: protein MDIRKVKKLIELLEESGIDELEIKEGEESVRISRHSKTPAQPYYAPAPMQAPVAAPAAAAAPVAAAAPAAPAAPALNGTVARSPMVGTFYRKSSPTSPSFVEVGQTVKKGDTLCIVEAMKMMNHIEAETSGVIESILVEDGQPVEYDQPLFTIV, encoded by the coding sequence ATGGATATCCGTAAAGTTAAGAAACTGATCGAATTGCTGGAAGAGTCCGGCATCGACGAGCTCGAGATCAAGGAAGGCGAAGAGTCCGTACGTATCAGCCGTCACAGCAAGACTCCGGCTCAGCCGTACTACGCACCTGCGCCGATGCAGGCTCCGGTTGCCGCGCCTGCCGCCGCTGCCGCTCCAGTGGCTGCCGCTGCTCCAGCAGCACCTGCCGCGCCTGCGCTCAACGGCACCGTCGCCCGTTCGCCAATGGTGGGCACGTTCTATCGCAAGTCTTCGCCAACCTCGCCATCCTTCGTTGAAGTGGGCCAGACCGTGAAGAAAGGCGACACCCTGTGCATCGTCGAAGCCATGAAGATGATGAACCACATCGAAGCTGAAACCAGCGGTGTGATCGAGTCCATCCTCGTTGAAGACGGCCAGCCGGTTGAGTACGACCAACCGCTGTTCACCATCGTTTGA
- a CDS encoding methyl-accepting chemotaxis protein: MIEQLAEESATIGGVLTVIRSIADQTNLLALNAAIEAARAGEMGRGFAVVAEEVRSLAQRTAGATAEIQTLIARLQLAARQSVDGMRAQVEHAEATANQAQAADGALDKIVDAIQTIADTAVRIAEVTAQQSGAVSEIRDHSERIHQLGGENLLRIGQGREQGENLLVLGGQLHTAVQAFRV, from the coding sequence ATGATCGAACAGTTGGCCGAGGAATCGGCCACCATCGGCGGCGTGCTGACGGTAATCCGCTCGATTGCCGACCAGACCAACCTGCTGGCCCTCAACGCCGCCATCGAAGCCGCCCGCGCCGGGGAAATGGGCCGGGGCTTCGCAGTGGTGGCCGAGGAAGTCCGTTCCCTGGCCCAACGCACGGCGGGGGCCACGGCCGAGATCCAGACCCTGATCGCCCGCCTGCAATTGGCCGCGCGCCAGTCAGTCGATGGCATGCGCGCCCAAGTCGAACACGCCGAAGCCACCGCCAACCAGGCCCAAGCGGCCGACGGCGCACTGGACAAAATCGTCGACGCCATCCAGACCATCGCCGACACCGCCGTGCGCATCGCCGAAGTCACCGCCCAACAGAGCGGCGCCGTCAGCGAAATCCGCGATCACAGCGAGCGGATCCACCAACTGGGCGGGGAAAACCTGCTGCGTATCGGCCAGGGACGGGAACAGGGCGAGAATCTGCTGGTGCTGGGTGGGCAGTTGCATACGGCGGTGCAGGCGTTTCGGGTTTGA
- a CDS encoding NUDIX hydrolase produces the protein MNESPREAAHRVASDAELIAWVDEHDNLLGSLVRSDLRERGLIGRGTYIMLFNSAGELCVHRRTLSKAIYPGFWDVAAGGMVQAHESYAESAARELAEELGVSGVQLTAHDHFYFEDPGSRLWCSAFSAVWDGPLVLQPEEVLEARFMPIEQVLDEIQHKPYCPDSLAALERYLRGVAKKL, from the coding sequence ATGAACGAAAGCCCCCGGGAGGCCGCTCACCGAGTGGCCTCGGATGCCGAGCTGATCGCTTGGGTCGATGAACACGACAACCTGCTCGGCAGCCTGGTGCGTTCGGATCTGCGTGAGCGCGGCCTGATCGGGCGTGGCACCTACATCATGCTGTTCAACTCGGCGGGTGAGCTGTGCGTCCACCGGCGAACCCTGAGCAAGGCCATCTATCCCGGTTTCTGGGACGTGGCGGCGGGCGGGATGGTGCAGGCCCATGAGTCCTACGCCGAGTCGGCGGCCCGTGAACTGGCAGAGGAACTGGGCGTGAGCGGGGTGCAACTCACCGCCCACGACCATTTCTATTTCGAAGACCCCGGCAGTCGCCTGTGGTGCTCGGCGTTCTCGGCGGTGTGGGACGGTCCGCTGGTATTGCAGCCCGAAGAAGTGCTCGAAGCGCGCTTCATGCCGATCGAACAGGTACTGGATGAAATCCAGCACAAGCCTTATTGCCCGGACTCGTTGGCGGCGCTCGAGCGTTATCTGCGTGGTGTCGCAAAGAAGCTGTAA
- a CDS encoding translation initiation factor Sui1, producing the protein MAKKAASFAALGGLVFSTDAGRHCPDCRQPVDACICKQTVIPAGDGIARVRRESKGRGGKTVTTITGVPLAEDALKDLATTLKKRCGTGGALKDGVIEIQGDHVELLLAELIKHGFKAKKSGG; encoded by the coding sequence GTGGCCAAAAAAGCCGCATCCTTCGCCGCCTTGGGCGGCTTGGTATTTTCTACCGACGCCGGTCGTCATTGCCCCGATTGCCGTCAGCCGGTGGATGCCTGCATCTGCAAACAGACCGTCATCCCCGCTGGTGATGGTATCGCCCGTGTACGCCGTGAAAGCAAAGGCCGCGGCGGCAAGACGGTGACCACGATCACCGGCGTGCCGTTGGCCGAAGACGCGCTCAAGGATCTGGCCACCACGTTGAAGAAACGCTGTGGCACCGGTGGCGCGTTGAAAGACGGTGTCATCGAGATCCAGGGTGATCATGTCGAGCTGTTGTTGGCGGAACTGATCAAGCACGGTTTCAAGGCGAAAAAATCCGGCGGCTAG
- the aroQ gene encoding type II 3-dehydroquinate dehydratase has protein sequence MATLLVLHGPNLNLLGTREPGVYGAVTLAQINQDLEQRARAAGHHLLYLQSNAEYELIDRIHAARGEGVDFILINPAAFTHTSVALRDALLAVSIPFIEVHLSNVHKREPFRHHSYFSDVAVGVICGLGASGYRLALEAALEQLENQATA, from the coding sequence ATGGCGACCCTTTTGGTCCTGCATGGACCCAACCTGAACCTGCTGGGCACCCGTGAACCGGGCGTCTACGGAGCCGTGACACTGGCCCAGATCAACCAGGACCTGGAGCAGCGGGCCCGCGCCGCCGGCCATCATCTGCTCTATCTGCAAAGCAACGCCGAATACGAATTGATCGACCGCATCCACGCCGCCCGTGGCGAAGGCGTGGACTTCATTTTGATCAATCCAGCAGCTTTTACGCATACAAGTGTCGCATTACGTGACGCGCTGCTGGCGGTGAGCATCCCATTCATCGAAGTGCATCTGTCCAACGTGCACAAACGCGAACCTTTCCGCCATCACTCCTACTTCTCCGATGTCGCGGTGGGAGTGATCTGCGGCCTTGGCGCCAGCGGTTACCGACTGGCCCTGGAGGCCGCCCTAGAGCAGCTTGAAAACCAGGCAACAGCTTGA
- a CDS encoding response regulator, with the protein MTEPEDPSRERLKHHFAQRVIHQARQILEIWQRLQRSEWSSTDLSELSEANLRLLRFAERFEQPEHSQLAQGISQSLQAVDANRGRLSSHLITEINRLMQRLSRTGLRHGDQLEQTFLPPLRKPIYVLLQDHDRAERLAKQLEFFGLSAQALESVAAFRASMVERLPAAIVMDVDFSGPGIGLKLAAEAQQGLEQPMPLLFFSLLETDTPTRLAAVRAGGQEFLTGTLDASSLLEKIEVLTCVAQYEPYKVLIIDDSRAQALHTERLLNSAGIVTRTLIEPIQAMAELADFQPDLIILDMYMPTCTGTELAKVIRHNDRYVSVPIIYLSAEDDLDKQLDAMSEGGDDFLTKPIKPRHLITTVRNRAARARNLKARMVRDSLTGLYNHTHILQLLEDCCFRARREGKPLSFAMLDIDHFKRVNDSHGHPMGDRVIKSLALFLKQRLRKTDFIGRYGGEEFAIVMPDTDIKDACAVLDEIRQRFAEIHYPAQPHDLWCTFSAGVVEMSEESDSLMMASEADEALYRAKHAGRNRVQSARQSATFSSESTDSVIKL; encoded by the coding sequence ATGACCGAGCCAGAAGACCCCAGCCGTGAGCGCCTCAAGCACCACTTTGCCCAGCGGGTAATTCATCAGGCTCGTCAGATCCTGGAGATATGGCAGCGCCTGCAACGCAGTGAATGGTCCAGCACTGATCTGTCGGAGCTCAGCGAAGCCAATCTGCGTCTGCTGCGTTTTGCCGAGCGCTTCGAACAGCCGGAGCATTCCCAACTGGCTCAAGGCATCAGTCAGTCGCTGCAAGCGGTGGATGCCAATCGCGGGCGGCTGAGCAGTCACCTGATCACCGAGATCAATCGCCTGATGCAGCGCCTGTCCCGCACGGGCCTGCGCCATGGGGACCAGCTCGAACAAACCTTCTTGCCGCCGTTGCGCAAACCTATCTATGTGTTGCTGCAAGACCATGACCGTGCCGAGCGCCTGGCCAAGCAACTGGAATTCTTTGGCCTCAGCGCCCAGGCGTTGGAGAGTGTCGCGGCCTTTCGCGCCTCGATGGTCGAGCGCCTGCCGGCGGCGATTGTCATGGATGTGGACTTCAGCGGCCCCGGCATCGGCCTGAAACTGGCGGCCGAAGCCCAGCAAGGCCTGGAACAGCCCATGCCGCTGTTGTTCTTCAGCCTACTGGAAACCGATACCCCGACACGTCTGGCGGCCGTGCGCGCCGGCGGGCAGGAGTTCCTCACCGGTACCCTCGACGCATCGAGTCTGCTGGAAAAGATCGAGGTGCTGACCTGCGTCGCCCAGTACGAGCCCTATAAAGTGCTGATCATCGATGACTCCCGTGCCCAGGCCCTGCACACCGAGCGCCTGCTCAACAGTGCCGGCATCGTGACCCGCACGCTGATCGAACCGATCCAGGCCATGGCCGAGCTGGCTGATTTCCAGCCCGACCTGATCATCCTCGATATGTACATGCCCACCTGCACCGGCACGGAACTGGCGAAGGTGATCCGCCACAATGACCGCTATGTCAGTGTGCCGATCATCTACCTGTCCGCCGAAGATGACCTGGACAAGCAGCTCGACGCCATGAGCGAGGGCGGCGACGACTTCCTGACCAAGCCGATCAAGCCCCGGCACCTGATCACCACCGTGCGCAACCGTGCGGCGCGGGCCCGCAACCTCAAGGCGCGGATGGTGCGCGACAGCCTCACCGGCCTGTACAACCACACCCACATCCTGCAATTGCTCGAGGACTGCTGCTTCCGCGCCCGTCGCGAAGGCAAGCCCCTGAGTTTTGCCATGCTGGACATCGACCATTTCAAACGGGTCAACGACAGCCACGGCCACCCCATGGGCGACCGGGTGATCAAGAGCCTGGCGCTGTTTCTCAAGCAGCGCCTGCGCAAGACCGACTTCATCGGCCGCTATGGCGGCGAAGAGTTCGCCATTGTCATGCCGGACACCGACATCAAGGACGCCTGCGCGGTACTGGATGAAATTCGCCAGCGCTTTGCCGAAATCCACTATCCGGCCCAGCCCCATGACCTATGGTGCACCTTCAGCGCCGGCGTGGTGGAGATGAGCGAGGAGTCCGACAGCCTGATGATGGCCAGCGAAGCGGACGAAGCGCTGTATCGCGCCAAGCACGCCGGTCGCAACCGGGTACAGAGCGCAAGGCAAAGTGCCACTTTTTCATCGGAATCCACCGACTCAGTCATAAAGCTGTAA
- the speA gene encoding arginine decarboxylase, whose protein sequence is MSVRRTRKDDGSQWTVADSRSVYGIRHWGAGYFAINDAGRVEVRPNGPESSPIDLFEQVDQLRQSGLSLPLLVRFPDILQDRVRQLTGAFDSNIARLEYQSQYTALYPIKVNQQEAVIENIIATQNVSIGLEAGSKPELLAVLALAPKGGTIVCNGYKDREFIRLALMGQKLGHNVFIVIEKESEVGLVIEEAASLKVKPQVGLRVRLSSLASSKWADTGGEKSKFGLSAAQLLSVVERFRAAGLDQGIRLLHFHMGSQIANLADYQHGFKEAIRYYGELRSLGLPVDHIDVGGGLGVDYDGTHSRNASSINYDMDDYAGVVVGMLKEFCDAQSLPHPHIFSESGRSLTAHHAMLVVQVTDVERHVDDMPVIDNKQELPETVQWLVDLLGPTDIEMVTETYWRATHYMSDVATQYADGKLTLAEKALAEQCYFAVCRRLHNSLKARQRSHRQVLDELNDKLADKYICNFSVFQSLPDTWAIGQVLPILPLHRLDEEPLRRAVLQDLTCDSDGKIKQYVDEQSIETSLPVHALNPGEDYLLGIFLVGAYQEILGDMHNLFGDTDSVNIYQNADGSVYHAGIETHDTIEDMLRYVHLSPEELMTHYRDKCASARISAAERTQFLDALRLGLTRSSYLSS, encoded by the coding sequence ATGTCCGTACGACGCACACGCAAAGACGATGGCAGCCAATGGACAGTTGCGGACAGCCGCAGTGTTTACGGGATCCGCCATTGGGGGGCCGGGTATTTCGCGATCAATGACGCCGGTCGCGTCGAAGTTCGTCCGAACGGTCCCGAGAGTTCGCCTATCGATCTGTTCGAGCAGGTCGATCAATTGCGCCAGAGCGGTCTGTCGCTGCCCTTGCTGGTGCGCTTCCCCGACATCCTGCAAGACCGTGTGCGCCAGCTCACCGGCGCCTTCGACAGCAACATCGCGCGCCTGGAGTACCAGAGCCAGTACACCGCGCTCTATCCGATCAAGGTCAACCAGCAGGAAGCGGTGATCGAGAACATCATCGCCACCCAGAACGTCTCCATCGGCCTGGAGGCCGGCTCCAAGCCCGAACTGCTGGCGGTGCTGGCCCTGGCACCGAAGGGCGGGACCATCGTCTGCAACGGTTACAAGGACCGTGAGTTCATCCGCCTGGCGCTGATGGGCCAGAAGCTCGGTCACAACGTGTTCATCGTGATCGAAAAGGAATCCGAAGTCGGCCTGGTGATCGAAGAGGCCGCATCGCTCAAGGTCAAGCCACAGGTTGGCCTGCGGGTGCGCCTGTCGTCCCTGGCGTCGAGCAAATGGGCCGACACCGGTGGCGAGAAGTCCAAGTTCGGCTTGTCTGCGGCACAGTTGCTGTCGGTGGTCGAGCGCTTCCGCGCTGCCGGCCTGGACCAGGGCATTCGCCTGCTGCATTTCCACATGGGCTCGCAGATCGCCAACCTGGCGGACTACCAGCACGGCTTCAAGGAAGCGATCCGTTACTACGGCGAACTGCGCAGCCTCGGCCTGCCGGTGGATCACATCGACGTCGGCGGTGGCCTGGGCGTGGACTACGACGGTACGCATTCGCGCAACGCCAGTTCGATCAACTACGACATGGACGATTACGCCGGTGTCGTGGTCGGCATGCTCAAGGAATTCTGTGATGCCCAGAGCCTGCCGCATCCGCACATTTTTTCCGAAAGCGGTCGCTCCCTGACTGCGCACCACGCGATGCTGGTGGTGCAGGTGACCGATGTGGAGAGACACGTCGACGACATGCCGGTGATCGACAACAAGCAGGAGCTGCCGGAAACCGTGCAGTGGCTGGTTGACCTGCTGGGCCCGACCGATATCGAGATGGTCACCGAAACCTACTGGCGCGCCACCCACTACATGAGCGACGTGGCCACCCAGTACGCCGACGGCAAGCTGACCCTGGCGGAAAAAGCCCTGGCCGAGCAATGCTACTTCGCCGTGTGCCGTCGCCTGCACAACTCGTTGAAGGCGCGCCAGCGCTCCCATCGCCAGGTGCTGGATGAACTCAACGACAAGCTCGCCGACAAGTACATCTGCAACTTCTCGGTGTTCCAGAGCCTACCGGACACCTGGGCCATCGGCCAGGTGCTGCCGATCCTGCCGCTGCATCGTCTCGACGAAGAGCCGCTGCGCCGCGCCGTGCTGCAAGACCTGACCTGCGATTCCGATGGCAAGATCAAGCAGTACGTCGACGAGCAGAGCATCGAGACCAGCCTGCCGGTCCATGCCCTCAATCCCGGCGAAGACTACCTGCTGGGGATCTTCCTGGTGGGTGCCTATCAGGAAATTCTTGGCGACATGCACAACCTGTTCGGTGACACCGATTCGGTGAACATCTACCAGAACGCCGACGGCAGCGTGTACCACGCCGGTATTGAAACCCACGACACCATCGAAGACATGCTGCGCTACGTGCACCTGTCGCCGGAGGAGTTGATGACCCACTACCGCGACAAATGTGCCAGCGCCCGCATCAGCGCCGCCGAGCGCACCCAGTTCCTCGATGCCCTGCGCCTGGGATTGACGCGTTCGTCGTACTTGTCGTCCTGA
- a CDS encoding type VI secretion system Vgr family protein, which produces MSDPACEPSFRLEIAGLPEPFVVSAFMGSEAISEPFAYELELSPGNTPPDLAGLLYRSVWLSFGASGGGIHGQIHELVQHRPGDGCRLRIGPKLACLAQRFNQRVLSDCTVPQIIRQVLKAHGIGGRQLCLDLKGDYPPQDFCTQYRESDLQFLQRVCAQTGIHFYFEQARDGQCLVFADSAGGFSPVDEAGYGATPGIQVFNVQTSATGEQVAQGSSDLMGLYSGQVLSLTGHPFADWNLRWLLTKVEHRADAWGYGSHFQAVPWGLPFVATGLPAKPRMLGRQRGWIVEVDEPALQMVGRVAVQFDWVYQGEGASPSHCWLPLAPELAACATDTFRAGTEVLVSFREGDPDRPMISAFLDVPLAAETPDEMSPDSTAHETPWPSGADPMLLSAIQAAEPLVLLCLLPGGGSFGSCDQPICTCRLVTRRNPGAVP; this is translated from the coding sequence ATGTCCGATCCAGCCTGCGAGCCATCATTTCGTCTGGAGATAGCCGGTCTGCCCGAACCCTTTGTCGTTTCGGCCTTCATGGGTAGCGAAGCCATCAGCGAGCCTTTCGCCTATGAGCTGGAGTTGTCGCCCGGCAACACGCCGCCAGACCTGGCGGGCCTGTTGTACCGCAGCGTCTGGTTGAGTTTCGGGGCGTCGGGCGGGGGCATCCACGGGCAGATTCACGAACTTGTGCAGCACCGTCCCGGCGATGGTTGTCGCCTGCGTATCGGGCCGAAACTGGCCTGCCTGGCGCAGCGCTTCAATCAGCGGGTACTGAGTGACTGCACGGTGCCGCAGATCATCCGCCAGGTACTCAAGGCCCATGGCATTGGCGGTCGTCAGCTGTGCCTGGATCTGAAGGGCGACTATCCGCCGCAGGATTTCTGTACCCAGTACCGTGAGTCGGATCTGCAATTTCTCCAGCGGGTGTGTGCCCAGACGGGCATCCACTTCTACTTCGAACAGGCTCGGGACGGGCAGTGCCTGGTGTTCGCCGACAGTGCGGGCGGCTTTTCCCCGGTCGACGAGGCCGGCTACGGAGCGACTCCGGGGATTCAGGTCTTCAACGTACAAACCAGCGCCACGGGAGAGCAGGTCGCCCAGGGCAGCAGTGACCTGATGGGCTTGTACAGCGGGCAGGTACTGTCGCTGACGGGGCATCCTTTTGCCGATTGGAACCTGCGTTGGCTGCTGACGAAAGTCGAGCACCGGGCTGATGCCTGGGGCTATGGCAGCCATTTTCAGGCCGTTCCCTGGGGGTTGCCGTTCGTGGCGACCGGGCTTCCTGCCAAGCCGCGCATGCTGGGCCGACAGCGCGGATGGATCGTGGAGGTGGACGAGCCGGCGTTGCAGATGGTCGGGCGGGTGGCGGTGCAGTTCGATTGGGTCTATCAGGGGGAGGGGGCCAGTCCCAGTCATTGCTGGCTGCCATTGGCGCCCGAGCTGGCTGCCTGCGCGACAGACACCTTCCGTGCGGGCACCGAGGTGTTGGTGAGTTTCCGTGAAGGTGACCCGGATCGCCCCATGATCAGCGCGTTTCTCGACGTGCCGCTCGCTGCTGAGACACCCGATGAAATGTCCCCGGACTCGACTGCCCACGAAACACCCTGGCCGTCCGGAGCCGATCCGATGTTGTTGTCCGCGATCCAGGCGGCCGAGCCGTTGGTGTTGCTGTGCCTGCTCCCCGGAGGCGGCAGCTTCGGTTCCTGTGACCAACCGATCTGTACCTGCCGACTGGTGACGCGGCGCAACCCGGGTGCCGTGCCATGA
- the accC gene encoding acetyl-CoA carboxylase biotin carboxylase subunit, with protein MTAKLEKVLIANRGEIALRILRACKEMGIKTVAVYSKADKELMHLGLADESVCIGPASAAHSYLHIPAIIAAAEVTGATAIHPGYGFLAENADFAEQVENSGFAFIGPKAETIRLMGDKVSAKHAMIAAGVPTVPGSDGPLPEDEETALRIGREVGYPVIIKAAGGGGGRGMRVVHKEEDLISSAKLTRSEAGAAFGNPMVYLEKFLTNPRHVEVQVLSDGQGQAIHLGDRDCSLQRRHQKVLEEAPAPGIDEKARQEVLARCVKACIDIGYRGAGTFEFLYENGRFYFIEMNTRVQVEHPVSEMVTGIDIVKEMLSIAAGNKLSFTQDDVVIRGHALECRINAEDPKTFMPSPGTVKHFHAPGGNGVRVDSHLYSGYAVPPNYDSLIGKLITYGATRDEAMARMRNALDEIVVDGIKTNIPLHRDLVRDKGFCEGGVNIHYLEHKLAHEA; from the coding sequence ATGACTGCGAAGCTGGAAAAAGTCCTGATCGCGAACCGCGGCGAGATCGCACTGCGGATCCTGCGTGCCTGCAAAGAGATGGGCATCAAGACCGTCGCCGTTTACTCCAAGGCCGACAAAGAGCTGATGCACCTGGGCCTGGCAGACGAATCCGTCTGCATCGGCCCGGCGTCTGCCGCGCACTCCTACCTGCACATCCCGGCGATCATTGCCGCTGCCGAAGTGACCGGCGCCACCGCCATTCACCCGGGCTACGGCTTCCTGGCGGAAAACGCCGACTTTGCCGAACAGGTCGAGAACTCCGGCTTTGCCTTCATCGGCCCGAAGGCCGAAACCATCCGCCTGATGGGCGACAAGGTTTCGGCCAAGCACGCCATGATCGCTGCCGGCGTGCCGACCGTTCCGGGGTCCGACGGCCCGCTGCCTGAAGACGAAGAAACCGCCCTGCGCATCGGTCGTGAAGTCGGTTACCCGGTGATCATCAAGGCCGCCGGCGGCGGCGGTGGTCGTGGCATGCGCGTGGTACACAAGGAAGAAGATCTGATTTCCTCGGCGAAACTGACCCGCTCCGAAGCAGGCGCGGCGTTCGGCAACCCGATGGTCTACCTGGAAAAATTCCTGACCAACCCACGCCACGTCGAAGTCCAGGTACTGTCCGACGGACAAGGCCAGGCCATCCACCTGGGCGACCGCGACTGCTCGTTGCAACGTCGTCACCAGAAGGTCCTCGAAGAAGCGCCGGCACCGGGCATCGACGAGAAGGCCCGCCAGGAAGTTTTGGCGCGCTGCGTCAAGGCGTGCATCGACATCGGCTACCGCGGTGCCGGTACCTTCGAGTTCCTCTACGAGAACGGTCGTTTCTACTTCATCGAAATGAACACCCGTGTTCAGGTGGAGCACCCGGTTTCGGAAATGGTCACCGGTATCGACATCGTCAAGGAGATGCTCAGCATCGCCGCCGGCAACAAGCTGTCGTTCACCCAGGATGACGTGGTCATCCGCGGTCACGCGTTGGAATGCCGGATCAACGCCGAAGACCCGAAAACCTTCATGCCAAGCCCAGGCACGGTCAAGCATTTCCATGCACCGGGCGGCAATGGCGTTCGCGTCGACTCGCACCTGTACAGCGGTTATGCCGTTCCGCCGAACTACGATTCGTTGATCGGCAAGCTGATCACCTACGGGGCGACCCGCGACGAAGCCATGGCGCGCATGCGCAATGCGCTGGACGAAATCGTGGTCGACGGGATCAAGACCAACATCCCGCTGCACCGCGATCTGGTCCGTGACAAAGGCTTCTGCGAAGGCGGCGTCAACATCCATTACCTGGAACACAAGCTGGCCCACGAGGCTTGA
- a CDS encoding DUF2333 family protein, which yields MLDWKNRAGSAPERAAESKSATRSYLGGLFFSRALATLIGLYLLVTIAIGWYWSQEPALFPVQQNAQAAAEKDGRQMVVGYTTVETLKTVAGTLLTKPGGYISNDRFPPGLWMDNMPSWEYGVLVQVRDLSRALRKDFARSQSQSAEDADLAKAEPRFNFDNRSWVLPSSESEYQEGINSLSRYQARLSDPDQKSALFYARADNLNNWLGDVGTRLGSLSQRLSASVGRVKLNTALKTEVTAPGQVPEVDEEVVETPWMQIDNVFYEARGQAWALSHLLRAIEVDFADVLAKKNATVSVRQIIRELEASQEPVWSPMILNGSGFGVLANHSLVMANYISRANAAVIDLRQLLNQG from the coding sequence ATGCTGGACTGGAAAAACCGCGCGGGCAGCGCACCTGAACGTGCCGCCGAGTCGAAATCGGCCACCCGCAGCTACCTGGGTGGGCTGTTTTTCAGCCGCGCGCTGGCCACGCTGATCGGCCTGTACCTGCTGGTGACCATCGCCATCGGCTGGTACTGGAGCCAGGAGCCCGCCCTGTTTCCCGTGCAGCAGAATGCCCAGGCGGCGGCCGAGAAGGACGGCCGGCAAATGGTGGTCGGCTACACCACCGTCGAGACCCTCAAGACCGTGGCCGGAACCTTGCTGACCAAGCCGGGCGGCTACATTTCCAACGACCGTTTTCCACCCGGCCTGTGGATGGACAACATGCCGAGCTGGGAATACGGCGTGCTGGTGCAGGTCCGCGACCTGAGTCGCGCCTTGCGCAAGGACTTCGCCCGTTCCCAGTCCCAGTCCGCCGAGGACGCCGACCTGGCCAAGGCCGAGCCGCGTTTCAACTTCGATAACCGCAGCTGGGTGCTGCCCTCCAGCGAATCGGAGTACCAGGAAGGGATCAACTCCTTGAGCCGCTATCAGGCGCGCCTGTCCGATCCTGATCAGAAAAGCGCGTTGTTCTACGCCCGCGCCGATAACCTGAACAACTGGCTGGGGGATGTCGGCACTCGCCTGGGTTCGCTGTCCCAGCGCCTGTCGGCCAGCGTGGGTCGGGTCAAGCTCAATACCGCGTTGAAAACCGAAGTCACCGCGCCGGGGCAGGTGCCGGAGGTGGATGAAGAAGTGGTCGAGACCCCGTGGATGCAGATCGATAACGTCTTCTACGAAGCGCGCGGCCAGGCCTGGGCGCTGTCCCACCTGTTGCGCGCCATCGAAGTGGACTTCGCCGATGTGCTGGCGAAGAAGAACGCTACGGTCAGCGTGCGGCAGATCATCCGTGAACTGGAAGCTTCCCAGGAGCCGGTCTGGAGCCCGATGATCCTCAATGGCAGCGGCTTCGGTGTCTTGGCGAACCATTCCCTGGTCATGGCCAACTACATCTCCCGGGCCAACGCGGCGGTGATCGATTTGCGGCAATTGCTGAACCAGGGCTGA
- a CDS encoding DUF4123 domain-containing protein, with protein MSAASLSGSTPHWLLLDLPGAPRAAQRLQEQFPQTRCFALFEDTEWHGLKEHGPLLVDLQQSPALASLCHLDAGSWPGLLLVSESPVTQLLAHLRRMLTVTLGPHHKALLSYYNPHTASYFFDGCDPGELSCWLGPIRLLRWFGGTWADRAIGCQGWQQLSNPRLPVAPLENEHSLSARQQGKLQQCLLERHAWQWSRATGREYRALWDCLEQGLKLGFTEREVLDGWLWLRLQYPEARPMPELAGGSQRERLEYLRRLWQGDEE; from the coding sequence ATGAGCGCTGCGAGCCTGTCCGGATCAACCCCCCACTGGCTGCTGCTCGACCTACCCGGCGCTCCCAGGGCGGCGCAGCGTCTACAAGAGCAGTTCCCGCAAACAAGGTGCTTTGCCTTGTTCGAAGACACCGAATGGCACGGGCTCAAGGAGCATGGCCCGCTGCTGGTGGACTTGCAGCAATCACCGGCCCTGGCCAGTCTATGCCATCTCGACGCCGGTTCCTGGCCAGGGCTGTTGTTGGTGAGCGAATCGCCGGTCACGCAATTGCTGGCGCATCTGCGACGCATGCTGACGGTGACCCTGGGTCCTCACCACAAGGCGCTGCTGAGCTATTACAACCCTCACACCGCCAGTTATTTTTTCGACGGCTGCGACCCCGGGGAGCTCAGTTGCTGGCTGGGGCCCATCCGTTTGCTGCGCTGGTTCGGCGGTACCTGGGCCGACCGGGCCATCGGCTGCCAGGGTTGGCAGCAACTGTCCAACCCCCGGTTGCCCGTGGCGCCACTGGAGAACGAACACAGCCTCAGCGCCCGGCAGCAGGGCAAATTGCAGCAATGCCTGCTGGAGCGTCACGCCTGGCAGTGGTCGCGTGCCACCGGGCGTGAATATCGCGCGCTCTGGGATTGCCTGGAGCAAGGCTTGAAACTGGGGTTCACCGAACGGGAAGTCCTCGACGGCTGGCTGTGGCTGCGCCTGCAATACCCCGAGGCCCGGCCTATGCCAGAACTGGCGGGCGGTTCCCAACGCGAGCGGCTCGAGTATCTGCGACGGTTGTGGCAAGGCGATGAGGAGTGA